One Bacillota bacterium genomic window carries:
- a CDS encoding proline--tRNA ligase, translating to MRLSQYLAPTLREEPAEAEIPSHRLMLRAGLMRKVAAGIYTFLPLGTRAIQKVEQMVREEMNRAGALEVRLPIVQPAELWQETGRWEEYGPEMFRLSDRHGRLFALGPTHEEIVTDLVRGTVSSYRQLPLTLYQIQNKYRDEVRPRFGVMRSREFVMKDAYSFDRDEEGMHRSYRAMYEAYERVFRRCGLEFRVVEADSGAIGGSYTHEFMALAESGEAEVVWCPRCGYAADAEKAESAAPPAGEEPLRPLERVATPGVRTIQELVDFLPVDVGHTAKILFYVATYAGGREELVAAVLRGDRTLNEIKLKNALGALQVRMADQERVLRETGAPFGSAGPVGLRGARLLLDREVAAGRNWAVGANEEDWHLRNANPGRDFPAGPVHDLRLAGAGDPCPRCGEPMESRAGIEVGQVFELGTKYSERLGATFYDEEGRSRPILMGCYGIGVTRTVAAVIEQHHDESGIVWPVSVAPFEAVVVPVHYAEPAQREAAERLYRELQEAGVEVALDDRDERSGVKFNDADLVGYPYRVTVGPKALARGEVELTRRAGRQTESLPLEELADVLRRRLAADRAALSAE from the coding sequence ATGCGCCTCTCGCAGTACTTGGCCCCGACGCTCCGCGAGGAGCCGGCCGAGGCCGAGATTCCCAGCCATCGCCTGATGCTGCGGGCGGGGCTGATGCGCAAAGTGGCGGCGGGGATCTACACCTTCCTGCCGCTGGGGACGCGCGCCATCCAGAAGGTGGAGCAGATGGTGCGCGAGGAGATGAACCGGGCGGGGGCGCTGGAGGTGCGGCTGCCCATCGTCCAGCCGGCGGAGCTCTGGCAGGAGACGGGCCGCTGGGAGGAGTACGGCCCGGAGATGTTCCGCCTCAGTGACCGCCACGGGCGGCTCTTCGCGCTGGGGCCGACACACGAGGAGATCGTCACCGACCTGGTGCGCGGCACGGTCTCCTCCTACCGCCAGCTGCCGCTCACCCTCTACCAGATCCAGAACAAGTACCGGGACGAGGTGCGCCCCCGTTTCGGGGTGATGCGCTCGCGCGAGTTCGTGATGAAGGACGCCTACTCCTTCGACCGGGACGAGGAGGGCATGCACCGCAGCTACCGGGCCATGTACGAGGCGTACGAGCGCGTCTTCCGCCGCTGCGGGCTGGAGTTCCGCGTGGTGGAGGCCGACTCGGGCGCCATCGGCGGCAGCTACACGCACGAGTTCATGGCCCTGGCCGAGAGCGGCGAGGCCGAGGTGGTCTGGTGCCCGCGCTGCGGCTACGCGGCCGACGCCGAGAAGGCCGAGTCGGCGGCGCCGCCGGCGGGCGAGGAGCCCCTCCGGCCGCTGGAGCGGGTGGCGACGCCGGGGGTGCGGACCATCCAGGAGCTGGTCGACTTCCTCCCGGTGGACGTGGGGCATACGGCCAAGATCCTCTTCTACGTCGCCACCTACGCCGGCGGGCGCGAGGAGCTGGTGGCCGCCGTCCTGCGCGGCGACCGGACGCTCAACGAGATCAAGCTGAAGAACGCGCTGGGCGCGCTGCAGGTGCGCATGGCGGACCAGGAGCGGGTCTTGCGGGAGACCGGCGCCCCCTTCGGCTCGGCCGGGCCGGTGGGGCTTCGCGGCGCCCGCCTCCTCCTCGACCGCGAGGTGGCGGCCGGCCGGAACTGGGCCGTGGGCGCCAACGAGGAGGACTGGCACCTGCGCAACGCCAACCCCGGGCGCGACTTCCCCGCTGGTCCGGTCCACGACCTGCGTCTGGCGGGTGCGGGCGATCCCTGCCCGCGCTGCGGCGAGCCCATGGAGAGCCGGGCGGGCATCGAGGTGGGCCAGGTTTTCGAGCTGGGGACCAAGTACTCCGAGCGCCTGGGCGCCACCTTCTACGACGAGGAAGGGCGCAGCCGCCCGATCCTGATGGGCTGCTACGGCATCGGCGTGACGCGCACGGTGGCGGCGGTGATCGAGCAGCACCACGACGAGTCCGGCATCGTCTGGCCGGTCAGCGTCGCCCCCTTCGAGGCGGTGGTGGTACCCGTCCACTACGCCGAACCGGCCCAGCGCGAGGCGGCCGAGCGCCTCTACCGCGAGTTGCAGGAGGCGGGCGTGGAGGTGGCCCTGGACGACCGGGACGAGCGGAGCGGCGTCAAGTTCAACGACGCCGACCTGGTGGGCTACCCCTACCGCGTGACGGTGGGGCCCAAGGCGCTGGCGCGCGGCGAAGTGGAGCTGACGCGGCGGGCGGGCCGACAGACCGAGAGCCTGCCGCTGGAGGAGCTGGCGGACGTCCTGCGCCGCCGCCTGGCGGCCGACCGGGCCGCGCTCTCCGCCGAGTAG
- a CDS encoding PolC-type DNA polymerase III, with protein sequence MARWLRVEPAAPAGAGVDWLLGELWTGLSGEERRRWAGARVAALRLAADASEARLEVTGCDPEAGGELADLLRRRFPGFRQYRVEVRRLSPEELFPRLVEAAAARNPAVGPLLRAGRADWPEPDRLEIRLPHASGRDWLREERAEGLLAQEAAALLGREVEVRLVVDEAPEAEEPGEIEAELLREAFAAVESAPGEPPATGGQEPPTEGEVLAGRRIPEEPVRMAELGEEPGEVVVEGEILAIEGRELKSGRWLFEMDVSDRSDSLTARCFLPRQRVARFALLKPGQRLRLRGRWEMEKTAGEPRLTVRDAQVVAPRRRRDEAAEKRVELHCHTRMSAMDAVSETEELVRRAAEWGHPAIAITDHGVVQSFPEAYEAGKKYGVQILYGMEAYLQVDESDLSRPYNHAILIARDQEGLHALYELVTRSHLESFHRFPRIPKSLLAARREHLLIGTACERGELFRALLAGAGEEELERIASFYDYLEVQPLANDRFLIENGTLPDEEALRQINRRIVELGERLGKPVCATSDCHFVEPEDGLFRNVLHAAQGYDDSERESPLFFHTTDEMLAEFDYLGEERCRRVVIEGPRQVAALCSPDILPVPEGLHAPELPGAAEELEETARGRARELYGEPLPEAVAERLEYEIRSIVGNGFASLYMIAQRLVRKSLEDGYLVGSRGSVGSSLVATLLGITEVNPLPPHYRCPDCRWSDFPAQPGVASGFDLPERSCPRCGGRLVKDGHDIPFATFMGFHGDKVPDIDLNFSGEYQPRIHRYTEELLGEGHVFRAGTISTIAERTAYGFVRAWAQQTGRKLREAEVRRLVRGCSGVRRTTGQHPGGLMVVPRGDDILRYTPLQHPADDRESGTVTTHFDYHSISSRLVKLDLLGHDDPTAIRMLEELTGVDAHAIPFDDPETLALFSGLEPLGLSAEELGSDVGTLGLPEFGTRFVRGMLSQTRPKSFAELVRISGLSHGTDVWNNNAQELVASGRATLQEVISTRDDIMLALIRWGMEREEAFRIMEQVRKGKGLKPSDEEAMRRHGVPGWFVESCQKISYLFPKAHAVAYVIMAFRIAWFKVHHPAAFYATYFSVRADDFDAAWIGETPSTWRRRIREIEAKGNEATAKEKNQVTILEVAVEMALRGMRFLPIDLERSHPARFLVEEGGLRPPFVAIQGLGARAAEAIVRAREEAPFLSREDLQRRGRLSRAVMELLERHGVLEGLPLSDQMVLF encoded by the coding sequence GTGGCGAGGTGGCTGCGCGTGGAGCCGGCCGCGCCCGCCGGCGCGGGCGTGGACTGGCTCCTGGGAGAGCTCTGGACGGGGCTTTCCGGGGAGGAGCGGCGCCGCTGGGCGGGGGCGCGGGTGGCCGCGCTCCGCCTGGCCGCCGACGCCAGTGAGGCGCGGCTGGAGGTGACGGGCTGCGATCCGGAGGCCGGCGGGGAGCTGGCCGACCTGCTCCGGCGGCGCTTCCCCGGCTTCCGCCAGTACCGCGTCGAGGTGCGGAGGCTCTCCCCGGAGGAGCTTTTCCCGCGCCTGGTGGAGGCAGCCGCGGCGCGTAACCCGGCCGTGGGGCCGCTCCTGCGCGCCGGCCGGGCCGACTGGCCCGAGCCGGACCGGCTGGAGATCCGGCTGCCCCACGCCTCCGGGCGGGACTGGCTGCGCGAGGAGCGCGCCGAGGGGCTCCTGGCGCAGGAGGCGGCGGCGCTCTTGGGGCGCGAGGTGGAGGTGCGCCTGGTCGTCGACGAGGCCCCGGAGGCGGAGGAGCCCGGGGAGATCGAGGCCGAGCTGCTACGCGAGGCGTTCGCTGCCGTGGAGAGCGCCCCGGGCGAGCCGCCGGCGACCGGCGGGCAGGAGCCGCCGACCGAGGGCGAGGTACTGGCGGGCCGCCGCATCCCGGAGGAGCCGGTGCGCATGGCCGAGCTGGGCGAGGAGCCCGGCGAGGTGGTGGTGGAGGGCGAGATCCTCGCCATCGAGGGGCGCGAGCTGAAGAGCGGGCGCTGGCTCTTCGAGATGGATGTGAGCGACCGCAGCGACAGCCTGACCGCGCGCTGCTTCCTGCCGCGCCAGCGCGTCGCCCGCTTCGCGCTCCTCAAGCCGGGCCAGCGCCTCCGCCTGCGCGGCCGCTGGGAGATGGAGAAGACGGCCGGCGAGCCCCGCCTGACGGTGCGCGACGCCCAGGTGGTGGCGCCGCGACGGCGGCGGGACGAGGCGGCGGAGAAGCGGGTGGAGCTCCACTGCCACACGCGCATGAGCGCCATGGACGCGGTCAGCGAGACGGAGGAGCTGGTCCGCCGGGCGGCCGAGTGGGGGCATCCCGCCATCGCCATCACCGACCACGGCGTGGTCCAGTCCTTCCCCGAGGCGTACGAGGCGGGGAAGAAGTACGGCGTCCAGATCCTCTACGGCATGGAGGCCTACCTGCAGGTCGACGAGAGCGACCTGAGCCGCCCATACAACCACGCCATCCTCATCGCCCGCGACCAGGAAGGGCTGCACGCCCTCTACGAGCTGGTGACGCGCTCGCACCTGGAGAGCTTCCACCGCTTCCCGCGCATTCCCAAGAGCCTCCTGGCGGCGCGGCGCGAGCACCTCCTGATCGGCACCGCCTGCGAGCGGGGGGAGCTCTTCCGGGCCCTCCTGGCCGGGGCGGGGGAGGAGGAGCTGGAGCGCATCGCCTCCTTCTACGACTACCTGGAGGTGCAGCCGCTGGCCAACGACCGCTTCCTGATCGAGAACGGGACGCTGCCGGACGAGGAGGCGCTGCGCCAGATCAACCGGCGCATCGTCGAGCTGGGCGAGCGGCTGGGGAAGCCGGTCTGCGCCACCAGCGACTGCCACTTCGTGGAGCCGGAGGACGGCCTCTTCCGGAACGTGCTCCACGCGGCCCAGGGTTACGACGACTCGGAGCGCGAGTCGCCGCTCTTCTTTCACACGACCGACGAGATGCTGGCCGAGTTCGACTACCTGGGCGAGGAGCGCTGCCGCCGGGTGGTGATCGAGGGGCCGCGGCAGGTGGCGGCGCTCTGCAGCCCGGACATCCTCCCCGTCCCGGAGGGACTCCACGCGCCCGAGCTGCCCGGCGCCGCCGAGGAGCTGGAGGAGACGGCGCGGGGGCGCGCCCGCGAGCTGTACGGCGAGCCGCTGCCGGAGGCGGTGGCCGAGCGGCTGGAGTACGAGATCCGCTCCATCGTCGGCAACGGCTTCGCCAGCCTCTACATGATCGCCCAGCGGCTGGTCCGGAAGTCGCTGGAGGACGGCTACCTGGTGGGCTCGCGCGGCTCGGTGGGCTCCTCGCTGGTGGCCACGCTCCTCGGGATCACCGAGGTCAACCCGCTGCCGCCCCACTACCGCTGTCCCGACTGCCGCTGGAGCGACTTCCCGGCCCAGCCGGGCGTCGCCTCCGGCTTCGACCTGCCGGAGCGCAGCTGCCCGCGCTGCGGCGGGCGGCTGGTCAAGGACGGGCACGACATCCCCTTCGCCACCTTCATGGGCTTCCACGGCGACAAGGTGCCCGACATCGACCTCAACTTCTCGGGCGAGTACCAGCCGCGCATCCATCGCTACACGGAGGAGCTGCTGGGCGAGGGGCACGTCTTCCGCGCGGGCACCATCTCCACCATCGCCGAGCGGACCGCCTACGGCTTCGTCCGCGCCTGGGCGCAGCAGACGGGCAGGAAGTTGCGCGAGGCGGAGGTGCGCCGCCTGGTGCGCGGCTGCTCGGGGGTGCGCCGGACCACCGGCCAGCACCCGGGCGGCCTGATGGTGGTGCCGCGGGGCGACGACATCCTGCGCTACACGCCGCTCCAGCACCCGGCCGACGACCGCGAGTCGGGGACGGTCACCACCCACTTCGACTACCACTCCATCTCCTCGCGGCTGGTCAAGCTGGACCTGCTGGGCCACGATGACCCCACGGCCATCCGCATGCTGGAGGAGCTGACCGGAGTCGACGCCCACGCCATCCCCTTCGACGACCCGGAGACGCTGGCGCTCTTCTCGGGGCTGGAGCCGCTGGGCCTCTCGGCCGAGGAGCTGGGCAGCGACGTGGGCACGCTGGGGCTGCCCGAGTTCGGCACGCGCTTCGTGCGCGGCATGCTCTCCCAGACCCGTCCCAAGAGCTTCGCCGAGCTGGTCCGCATCTCGGGCCTCTCCCACGGCACGGACGTCTGGAACAACAACGCCCAGGAGCTGGTGGCCTCGGGGCGTGCCACGCTCCAGGAAGTCATCTCCACCCGCGACGACATCATGCTGGCCCTGATCCGCTGGGGCATGGAGCGGGAGGAAGCCTTCCGCATCATGGAGCAGGTACGCAAAGGGAAGGGGCTGAAGCCCTCCGACGAGGAGGCCATGCGCCGCCACGGGGTCCCCGGTTGGTTCGTGGAGAGCTGCCAGAAGATCAGCTACCTCTTTCCCAAGGCGCACGCGGTGGCCTACGTGATCATGGCCTTCCGCATCGCCTGGTTCAAGGTCCACCATCCGGCCGCCTTCTACGCCACCTACTTCAGCGTCCGCGCCGACGACTTCGACGCCGCCTGGATCGGCGAAACGCCGTCCACCTGGCGGCGCCGCATCCGCGAGATCGAGGCGAAGGGAAACGAGGCCACGGCGAAGGAGAAGAACCAGGTGACCATCC